In Nitrospira sp., a single genomic region encodes these proteins:
- a CDS encoding 4Fe-4S dicluster domain-containing protein produces the protein MALLITDECISCGACLPECPNEAIFETRSDAETKGNHVGDGQGVGDNIYVITHDRCTECVGHFDEPQCAAVCPVDNCCISDPAYPEGTDVLLEKAKTLNPDKTIDPAKVWSGVRN, from the coding sequence ATGGCACTGTTGATTACTGATGAATGTATTTCCTGTGGAGCTTGCCTACCTGAGTGTCCGAACGAGGCAATCTTCGAAACCCGTAGCGATGCGGAAACGAAGGGAAACCATGTAGGAGACGGCCAGGGAGTCGGCGACAATATTTACGTGATCACCCACGACCGGTGCACCGAATGTGTCGGACATTTCGATGAACCCCAATGCGCCGCGGTCTGCCCAGTCGACAATTGCTGTATCTCCGATCCAGCCTATCCGGAAGGAACGGATGTGTTGCTCGAAAAGGCGAAGACGCTGAATCCGGACAAGACGATCGACCCGGCGAAGGTCTGGAGCGGAGTGCGCAACTAG
- a CDS encoding DUF192 domain-containing protein, translated as MPAPQPIDRAQWKTRIITLALLAILLMSLSTFLMQREDTKTIIVTFPTGTELEAEVADTPEKLLFGLAFQEALPPNGGMIYIFEQAGAHRVTTKEYRFSVDLIWIDERHQVVQLLEKVEPCRKDPCPWYGPPPVAVRYLIQAEAGFIKEKGVAVGDELKYTLRM; from the coding sequence ATGCCCGCACCTCAGCCGATCGACCGAGCACAATGGAAAACGCGGATCATCACGCTCGCGCTGTTGGCGATTCTGCTCATGAGTCTCTCGACCTTTCTGATGCAGCGTGAGGACACGAAGACGATCATCGTGACCTTTCCAACCGGAACAGAGTTGGAGGCCGAGGTGGCGGATACACCCGAAAAGCTGCTCTTCGGCTTGGCCTTCCAAGAGGCATTGCCCCCGAATGGAGGAATGATCTATATCTTTGAGCAAGCGGGAGCGCATCGGGTGACCACAAAGGAGTACCGATTCTCCGTCGATTTGATCTGGATCGATGAACGGCATCAGGTCGTCCAACTGCTGGAAAAGGTCGAACCCTGTCGGAAGGATCCCTGCCCTTGGTACGGCCCTCCGCCTGTGGCGGTCCGCTATTTGATCCAAGCAGAAGCCGGTTTCATCAAGGAGAAGGGTGTCGCGGTTGGGGATGAGTTGAAGTACACACTCCGCATGTAA
- a CDS encoding Rieske 2Fe-2S domain-containing protein yields MEGFQPVGSVEDIPPGRSKVVNINNRAIALFNVEGQYFAIYNICPHEGGPLNEGRVKGFVVSCPWHDLAFDIRNGQGTDGGGYCVGSYEVRVLEGEIFVGPRRKT; encoded by the coding sequence ATGGAAGGATTTCAGCCGGTCGGCTCCGTCGAGGATATTCCGCCGGGGCGATCCAAGGTCGTGAACATCAACAATCGTGCAATCGCCCTGTTCAATGTCGAAGGGCAGTACTTCGCCATCTATAACATTTGTCCGCACGAAGGTGGGCCGTTGAACGAAGGGCGCGTGAAAGGATTTGTCGTATCCTGTCCTTGGCATGACCTGGCCTTCGACATTCGAAACGGGCAGGGAACCGACGGGGGCGGCTATTGCGTCGGCAGCTACGAAGTCCGGGTGCTGGAGGGAGAGATTTTCGTCGGCCCCCGTCGCAAGACGTGA
- a CDS encoding protease inhibitor I42 family protein has protein sequence MTTSQDEGSGQANAGVKAILAVVGRPITIHLWEDRTRGEQWVPTYDAAALALLGDDYLRIAGNNAVDNGTRTFEFQPIKPGNVQIVFEKRMGWKFTAEDRRVFSVMIAGAEPRRDF, from the coding sequence ATGACGACGAGTCAAGATGAGGGGAGCGGCCAAGCGAACGCGGGTGTCAAGGCGATTCTGGCCGTCGTCGGCCGGCCGATCACCATTCATTTATGGGAAGATCGAACGCGTGGAGAGCAGTGGGTACCCACTTACGACGCCGCGGCGCTCGCGTTGCTCGGGGATGACTATCTCCGCATCGCCGGAAACAACGCAGTGGACAACGGGACAAGAACGTTCGAGTTTCAACCGATCAAGCCCGGCAACGTGCAAATCGTCTTCGAAAAGCGCATGGGATGGAAATTCACCGCGGAAGACCGGCGGGTGTTTTCCGTCATGATAGCCGGTGCCGAGCCACGGCGGGATTTCTGA
- the dat gene encoding D-amino-acid transaminase, whose translation MPEVAFLNGRFLPLADAVVPIEDRGFQFGDGVYEVIRTYRGRPFEAEAHLSRLDRSAQAIQLQQPYPHARWSQLILEGIERAAYRDSKIYLQITRGAAPRDHGYTADLVPTVVMTVRELQPLAESVKSRGVAAMTMDDLRWGRCDIKSLNLLANVLARQQAKQAGMFETILLKDGLVTEGAVSNVVLVRDGSLVTAPEGPRILSGVTREVVLRLARARGISVHERYPAQADLFAAEEVFLTGTTVEVLGVVEIDGQAIGSGRPGPVTGRIAGWFSEQTA comes from the coding sequence GTGCCGGAGGTGGCCTTTCTGAACGGACGATTCCTCCCCCTTGCCGACGCCGTGGTACCGATCGAGGATCGAGGATTTCAGTTCGGCGACGGAGTGTATGAAGTCATCCGCACCTATCGCGGCCGGCCGTTCGAAGCGGAGGCGCATCTCTCGCGCCTTGATCGGAGCGCCCAGGCGATTCAGCTGCAACAGCCGTATCCCCATGCCAGATGGTCGCAACTCATTCTGGAGGGAATCGAGCGGGCCGCCTATCGGGACAGCAAGATTTATCTGCAGATTACTCGAGGCGCGGCTCCGCGCGATCACGGCTACACCGCCGACCTCGTTCCCACCGTCGTGATGACGGTCCGTGAGTTGCAGCCGCTCGCCGAGTCTGTGAAGAGTCGCGGCGTGGCCGCGATGACGATGGACGATCTGCGTTGGGGGCGCTGTGATATCAAGAGCCTCAATCTCCTGGCCAACGTGCTCGCGCGCCAGCAGGCCAAGCAGGCAGGGATGTTCGAAACGATTCTGCTCAAAGACGGCCTTGTGACGGAAGGGGCCGTCAGCAATGTTGTTCTCGTTCGCGACGGATCGCTGGTCACGGCGCCGGAAGGACCGCGAATCCTTTCGGGGGTGACCAGAGAAGTGGTGCTGCGACTCGCTCGCGCCCGTGGCATTTCCGTCCATGAACGCTATCCCGCTCAGGCGGACCTGTTCGCTGCGGAGGAGGTCTTCCTGACCGGTACCACGGTCGAGGTTCTGGGAGTCGTCGAAATTGACGGCCAGGCGATCGGCTCCGGCCGGCCGGGCCCTGTGACCGGTCGAATCGCCGGGTGGTTTTCAGAGCAAACCGCCTGA
- a CDS encoding ribosome maturation factor RimP translates to MKESRPVVERITEAISPILWTLGLELVDVLCVGQGSRSVIRVFIDKPGGVTLSDCERAHVVLGPALDVADPFPHAYTLEVSSPGLDRPFKRIQDYRRAIGKGISLKLKEPCAGQWRIVGRLTDVTEQVVTIAVADPPPERILNLDLESIVEAKLVVTW, encoded by the coding sequence GTGAAAGAGTCCCGACCCGTCGTCGAACGCATCACAGAAGCGATCTCTCCCATCCTCTGGACGTTAGGGCTTGAACTCGTGGATGTCCTCTGTGTGGGGCAGGGGTCGCGGTCGGTGATCAGGGTGTTCATCGATAAGCCTGGGGGCGTGACCCTGAGCGATTGCGAGCGGGCTCACGTCGTGCTCGGGCCGGCGCTGGACGTCGCGGATCCGTTTCCCCACGCCTATACGCTCGAAGTGTCCTCTCCGGGCCTGGACAGACCATTCAAACGGATCCAGGACTATCGGCGGGCTATCGGGAAGGGGATCAGTCTCAAGCTCAAGGAACCTTGTGCCGGACAGTGGCGCATCGTCGGACGACTGACCGATGTGACCGAGCAGGTGGTGACGATCGCGGTTGCCGATCCACCTCCCGAGAGAATTCTGAACCTTGACCTCGAATCGATTGTGGAGGCCAAACTGGTAGTCACGTGGTAA
- the nusA gene encoding transcription termination factor NusA: MNRELISVIDEIGRQKGIDKTKVIGAIEAALQTAAKKRFGQAENIQVEIDAKTGEISVVSKKIIVDAVTNPKAEISLKEARQYDSEAEVGDEIGSLIEMDELGRIAAQTAKQVIFQKVREAEWEAVQKEYSTRQGDLVNGIILGMERRNYLVDLGKTEAVLPIQEQIPRETYRRGDRVKAMLLEVRRTPKDVQVILTRSHPQFVSKLFELEVPEVMEKIVEIKAVVREPGDRTKIAVTSREKAVDPVGACVGIKGSRVQAVVRELRGEKIDIITWTMDPRVFIAEALNPATIEKVGVDEEKKSALVVVADSQLSLAIGKNGQNVRLAARLTGWKIDIISATEYEKEKAERDREIKAALAEEAEAQRQQEEARQQEKAQAEAGE, from the coding sequence ATGAATCGAGAACTCATTTCGGTGATCGACGAGATCGGGCGTCAAAAGGGCATCGACAAAACGAAAGTGATCGGCGCCATCGAAGCGGCACTGCAGACTGCAGCAAAAAAGCGATTCGGGCAGGCCGAGAATATTCAAGTCGAGATCGATGCCAAAACCGGCGAGATCTCAGTCGTCTCCAAGAAGATCATCGTCGATGCAGTGACGAATCCCAAGGCCGAGATTTCGCTCAAGGAAGCGAGGCAGTACGACAGCGAAGCGGAGGTGGGGGACGAGATCGGTTCGTTGATCGAAATGGACGAACTGGGACGCATTGCTGCCCAGACTGCGAAGCAGGTCATATTCCAGAAGGTCCGCGAGGCGGAATGGGAAGCAGTCCAAAAGGAGTACTCGACCAGACAGGGCGATCTGGTCAACGGCATCATCCTCGGAATGGAGCGCCGCAACTATCTGGTCGATCTCGGCAAGACCGAGGCGGTGCTCCCGATCCAAGAGCAAATCCCCCGAGAAACTTATCGTCGGGGTGATCGGGTCAAAGCTATGTTGCTGGAAGTTCGGCGGACCCCGAAAGACGTTCAGGTCATCCTCACCCGCAGCCACCCGCAGTTCGTCTCGAAGCTGTTCGAATTGGAAGTACCCGAGGTCATGGAAAAGATCGTGGAGATCAAGGCGGTGGTGCGCGAGCCGGGCGATCGGACCAAGATCGCCGTGACGTCACGGGAGAAGGCGGTTGATCCGGTCGGCGCGTGCGTCGGCATCAAGGGCTCGCGGGTCCAGGCCGTGGTCAGAGAACTGCGGGGCGAGAAAATCGACATCATCACCTGGACGATGGATCCGCGGGTGTTCATCGCCGAAGCGCTGAATCCGGCCACCATCGAAAAGGTCGGTGTGGATGAGGAGAAGAAATCCGCCCTGGTCGTCGTGGCCGATTCCCAGTTGTCCCTGGCGATCGGTAAGAACGGACAGAACGTCCGTCTGGCCGCCCGGCTGACCGGCTGGAAAATCGACATCATCAGCGCCACGGAGTATGAGAAGGAAAAGGCGGAGCGGGATCGAGAAATCAAGGCGGCGCTGGCGGAGGAGGCTGAAGCGCAGCGGCAACAGGAAGAGGCTCGACAACAGGAGAAAGCCCAGGCCGAGGCCGGAGAATAA
- the infB gene encoding translation initiation factor IF-2 encodes MRVYELAKQLGMENRDLIPELKRMGIAVASHSSALEDEAVHKALEKLGPKHKFSTKEAEGGRGDRHRDTDHQSVSGRAGGAPVEEAAKPDKRRILIKRKKTDDAPAEEAFVPVIAVPSSGTVSESTLPPPATPSHLEGSPVSLPEPQPVSGAAPQVPASLQGQTVQAKPLVPVGDAVTGKKKALEELQAEGLKDKLKKARKPGRPREEDDVRVREDAARWQDLRAIPVQRREDRARHVHHSAPGEITKPRKKSVKLSPGTTVKDFAELIGQRPADIVRKLMDMGQMLTFNQPMNTDVALMIAEESGIRVDISVEKAGEELLEDLVSTEGEGRPEPRPPVVTIMGHVDHGKTSLLDAIRETKVAEGEAGGITQHIGAYTVTVRGRLVTFLDTPGHEAFTAMRARGAKVTDIVILVVAADDGVMPQTIEAIHHAKAAGVPLIVAMNKIDKPTANPDRVRNALSEHGLISEAWGGDTIMVEVSAKQKTGLDQLLEMILLQAEILELKADPHVLAKGAVVEAKLERGRGPVATVLIQNGTLHVGDVFVVGSFSGKVRALISHTGVKVEEAGPSIPVEVIGLPGVPSAGDVFQAVKDERVAREIAEDRARKQRAAELAGSGKVSLNDLFAKIQEGSVKELALVIKADVQGSSEALAAAIEKLPTELVKLRVIHNGVGGITESDVLLAAASNAIIIGFNIRPETKASVLAEKEGVDIRLYTIIYEALADIKAAMEGLLEPTLKERILGRAEVRQVFTVSKAGTIGGSYVVDGTITRASAGVRVIRDNVVVYQGKLGSLRRFKDDVREVQQGYECGIGVENFNDIKAGDIIEAYAIDKIAVKL; translated from the coding sequence ATGCGCGTCTACGAATTGGCGAAACAGCTTGGGATGGAGAATCGGGACCTGATTCCTGAACTCAAGCGAATGGGGATTGCGGTGGCCTCGCACAGCAGCGCGTTGGAGGACGAGGCCGTCCACAAGGCGTTGGAGAAACTGGGGCCCAAACATAAGTTCTCCACGAAGGAAGCAGAGGGAGGCCGAGGCGACCGCCACCGCGACACCGATCATCAGTCGGTGAGCGGGAGGGCCGGCGGAGCGCCTGTAGAGGAAGCGGCCAAGCCGGATAAGCGCCGCATTCTCATCAAGCGAAAAAAGACTGACGATGCGCCGGCCGAGGAAGCGTTCGTGCCGGTCATCGCCGTTCCTTCCTCCGGGACGGTATCGGAGTCGACGCTCCCGCCGCCCGCCACGCCTTCCCATCTTGAAGGTTCTCCTGTATCCCTCCCCGAGCCGCAGCCTGTGAGCGGAGCAGCCCCGCAGGTCCCGGCGTCTCTCCAGGGACAGACGGTTCAGGCCAAGCCCCTGGTCCCGGTTGGCGACGCGGTCACAGGCAAGAAGAAAGCGTTGGAGGAACTCCAGGCTGAAGGCCTCAAGGATAAGTTGAAGAAGGCCAGGAAGCCGGGACGCCCGAGAGAAGAAGACGACGTGCGGGTGCGGGAGGATGCCGCGCGGTGGCAGGATCTTCGCGCCATTCCCGTTCAGCGGCGTGAGGATCGGGCTCGTCACGTTCACCACAGCGCACCTGGAGAGATTACGAAGCCGCGCAAGAAGAGCGTGAAACTCTCGCCAGGGACCACGGTCAAGGACTTTGCCGAGTTGATCGGACAACGACCGGCGGACATTGTGCGCAAGCTCATGGACATGGGGCAAATGCTGACCTTCAATCAGCCCATGAATACCGACGTCGCGCTCATGATCGCCGAGGAAAGCGGCATCAGGGTGGATATTTCGGTCGAAAAGGCGGGAGAAGAATTGCTGGAAGATCTCGTTTCAACCGAGGGTGAGGGACGTCCGGAGCCGAGGCCGCCGGTGGTGACCATCATGGGTCATGTGGATCACGGGAAGACCTCGTTGCTTGACGCGATTCGCGAAACCAAGGTGGCGGAGGGTGAAGCCGGCGGGATCACTCAGCACATCGGGGCCTACACGGTGACCGTGCGCGGGAGGCTGGTGACCTTTCTGGACACTCCCGGACACGAAGCGTTTACCGCCATGCGCGCGCGTGGCGCCAAAGTGACCGACATCGTCATCCTCGTGGTGGCGGCCGACGATGGGGTTATGCCGCAAACCATCGAGGCCATCCACCATGCCAAGGCCGCGGGTGTCCCGCTCATTGTCGCGATGAATAAGATCGACAAGCCGACCGCCAATCCGGATCGTGTACGAAACGCGTTGTCCGAGCACGGCCTCATTTCCGAGGCCTGGGGCGGAGACACTATCATGGTGGAAGTGTCTGCCAAGCAGAAGACGGGTCTCGATCAGCTGTTGGAAATGATCCTGCTCCAGGCCGAGATCTTGGAACTGAAGGCGGATCCGCACGTGTTGGCGAAGGGCGCCGTAGTCGAGGCCAAGCTTGAGCGGGGTCGTGGGCCGGTCGCCACCGTTCTGATACAGAACGGCACGTTGCACGTCGGCGATGTTTTCGTTGTGGGCTCCTTCAGCGGCAAGGTGCGGGCGTTAATCAGCCATACCGGCGTCAAGGTGGAGGAGGCAGGTCCATCCATCCCTGTCGAAGTAATCGGGTTGCCCGGGGTTCCCTCCGCCGGTGATGTCTTTCAAGCCGTTAAGGATGAACGGGTGGCGCGCGAGATCGCCGAGGATCGTGCGCGCAAGCAGCGGGCCGCCGAATTGGCGGGCTCGGGGAAGGTATCGCTCAACGATCTCTTCGCCAAGATTCAGGAAGGATCGGTCAAGGAATTGGCCTTGGTTATCAAAGCGGACGTCCAAGGGTCGTCCGAAGCGCTGGCTGCGGCCATTGAAAAACTCCCCACCGAGCTCGTGAAGCTGCGCGTCATTCATAACGGCGTCGGCGGCATCACCGAATCCGACGTCCTGTTGGCCGCGGCTTCGAATGCCATCATCATCGGGTTCAACATTAGGCCGGAGACCAAAGCGTCCGTGTTGGCCGAAAAGGAAGGCGTCGACATCCGACTCTATACCATCATTTACGAGGCCTTGGCCGACATCAAGGCCGCGATGGAAGGTCTGCTGGAGCCGACACTCAAGGAGCGCATCCTGGGGCGCGCCGAAGTGCGTCAGGTCTTCACAGTTTCCAAAGCCGGAACGATCGGCGGGTCGTACGTGGTGGATGGCACGATCACGCGGGCCAGCGCCGGCGTCCGTGTCATCCGTGACAATGTGGTGGTTTATCAGGGAAAGTTGGGATCGCTCCGCCGGTTCAAGGACGATGTGCGTGAAGTGCAGCAGGGGTACGAGTGCGGTATCGGAGTCGAGAATTTCAACGATATCAAGGCCGGAGATATTATCGAGGCCTACGCGATCGATAAGATCGCGGTCAAACTCTGA
- a CDS encoding DUF503 domain-containing protein gives MIVGICTVELFISDSRSLKDKRRVLLRLKDRLHGQFNLSVAEVDGQDLWQKTVLGLACVTNEGRHANQVLDQALNLIQNDPAVELIQSKVELL, from the coding sequence ATGATCGTCGGGATTTGCACGGTTGAGCTGTTCATTTCAGATTCCCGGTCCTTGAAAGATAAGCGTCGGGTGCTTCTACGCCTGAAGGATCGCCTGCACGGGCAGTTCAATCTATCCGTGGCGGAGGTCGACGGACAGGATCTCTGGCAGAAGACCGTCTTGGGTTTGGCGTGTGTGACGAACGAGGGACGACACGCCAATCAGGTCTTGGATCAGGCGTTGAATTTGATCCAGAACGATCCGGCGGTGGAGCTCATTCAGTCCAAGGTGGAGTTGTTGTAG
- the rbfA gene encoding 30S ribosome-binding factor RbfA: MTRPKSEYSRADRVADQIRMEVADILMRKIKDPRVKSVTVTDVELTSDLRIARVFVTALGSDEETREVFTGLASVAGFVRGELGRRLTLRYLPEIIFVKDVSGPRGDRVLRLLDELHGRDPQEHDSSTTTNS; this comes from the coding sequence ATGACGAGGCCGAAGAGCGAATACAGCCGGGCAGACCGCGTGGCCGACCAGATCCGCATGGAGGTGGCCGATATTCTAATGCGGAAGATCAAGGATCCGCGTGTGAAGTCGGTGACCGTGACGGATGTGGAACTCACAAGCGACCTGCGCATCGCCCGTGTTTTCGTGACGGCGCTGGGGTCCGACGAAGAAACCAGAGAGGTTTTTACCGGCCTGGCAAGCGTGGCCGGCTTTGTGCGTGGTGAATTGGGGCGCCGGCTGACGCTTCGATATCTTCCGGAGATCATTTTTGTGAAGGATGTGAGCGGGCCCAGAGGCGACCGCGTCTTGCGATTGCTTGACGAATTGCACGGACGAGATCCACAGGAACACGATTCATCGACCACGACCAATTCCTAG
- the truB gene encoding tRNA pseudouridine(55) synthase TruB, which produces MAQSTLDGVLTVNKEAGWTSHDVVAKIRHVLGGAKVGHAGTLDPAATGVLPVLIGRGTRIAEYLVEWDKEYRAVLRLGETTDTEDATGTLVTRGRTDHVTPTAIEEVVVQFRGAIQQVPPMYSAVKVAGVPLYKSARAGRTVARQARTVTIHSLDVLEIDGQNVTLRVVCSKGTYVRTLCADIGAALETGGHLLSLERRRVGPLTLDQASTVDEVASRYALGDLGETVVSLDQALREFQAVVVDGPAAERVRHGAPVLLRHIRDLPDCRHEVAALSRPVRIHDVGGRLLAIGKYLVRGETVLAVEKLLIDQN; this is translated from the coding sequence GTGGCGCAGAGTACCCTGGACGGTGTCCTGACCGTCAACAAGGAAGCCGGCTGGACGTCGCATGACGTGGTGGCCAAGATCCGACACGTTCTCGGGGGAGCCAAGGTTGGGCATGCGGGGACGCTGGACCCCGCCGCGACGGGGGTGTTGCCTGTCCTGATCGGTCGAGGAACGCGTATCGCCGAGTATCTTGTCGAGTGGGACAAAGAGTATCGCGCGGTGCTTCGCCTCGGTGAAACCACCGACACAGAGGATGCGACCGGTACCCTCGTGACTCGAGGGCGCACGGATCACGTGACGCCAACCGCCATTGAAGAGGTCGTGGTCCAGTTTCGGGGCGCCATCCAACAGGTGCCTCCGATGTATTCCGCCGTCAAGGTCGCAGGAGTCCCGTTGTACAAGTCGGCCCGTGCAGGAAGGACGGTTGCGAGGCAGGCGAGAACCGTCACGATTCACTCGCTCGACGTTCTCGAAATCGACGGACAGAATGTGACCCTTCGCGTCGTGTGTTCCAAGGGCACCTACGTGAGGACATTGTGCGCGGATATCGGAGCGGCGTTGGAAACCGGCGGGCATCTGCTGTCGCTGGAGCGCCGGCGTGTCGGACCGCTCACGTTAGATCAGGCTTCGACGGTTGACGAGGTGGCTTCTCGTTATGCGCTCGGCGATCTGGGAGAGACCGTCGTTTCCCTTGATCAGGCGCTCAGAGAGTTTCAGGCTGTGGTGGTGGACGGCCCGGCGGCTGAACGTGTGCGGCACGGGGCGCCGGTTCTGTTGAGGCACATTCGGGATTTGCCGGATTGTCGGCACGAGGTTGCGGCGTTGAGCAGACCGGTTCGTATCCATGACGTGGGGGGGCGGCTCCTAGCGATCGGGAAGTATCTCGTGCGGGGTGAGACGGTGCTGGCCGTCGAAAAACTGTTGATTGACCAAAACTAA
- the rpsO gene encoding 30S ribosomal protein S15, producing MALLKEAKTELIRQYRQHDGDSGSPEVQIAVLTNRIGYLTEHFKLHKKDHHSRRGLLQLVGRRRRLLDYLRDVDEARYRAVIDRLGIRK from the coding sequence ATGGCATTGTTGAAGGAAGCCAAGACCGAGTTGATCAGGCAGTATCGCCAGCATGACGGGGATTCGGGTTCGCCGGAGGTGCAGATCGCTGTGCTGACAAACCGGATCGGTTATCTGACGGAGCATTTCAAGCTGCACAAGAAGGACCATCATTCTCGGCGCGGCCTGCTTCAACTCGTCGGGCGCCGTCGCCGGCTCCTGGACTATCTCAGGGACGTGGACGAGGCTCGGTATCGGGCCGTCATCGACCGGCTGGGCATCAGAAAATAG